The DNA window AAGTCATTTAATACTCGATCTTTTCACAAAGGCAGGGGTAGAGCTTTTGAGCCCCATAACTTCTCAGAAATTTCATAAATTGGCAGGATTTACTTTACTAGGATTATATTTGGGTGCCGTAATGGTATCGGTTGTGATGTACGGGAACCATTTCATGTGGTTTTAATTAATTAATATAATTTAATTAATTTTTAGTATTTGAGTAAACGTAATTATAAAAAAAAATTATAATTTAGTTAATTATTTATATATCATGTTTTATAATGATGAATTAATTATCATGGTTTTCAAATGATTCATGTTTGAACTGATATTAATGTACAGTTTTTGTCTTTCCTACGACCATGTTAATTTATTTAAATGTTTATGCTAGTATGAAAATGGGGTAAATCGCAATGTTTATAACCAGAATTTACTATGGAATAGCTTATTTCATCGTTCTTCTCTTTGAAATACTCAAAGCTGAAATTGATGTTATTAAAAGAATAATCAATGGAGATATAGAACCTGTGGTGGTTGAGATCAAGACCGTACTTAAAAGACCTGTTTCCCAAGCCATACTTGCGAACAGCATTACATTAACACCTGGTACTCTTTCAATCGATCTTGATTCTGAAAACTGTATTTTAAAGGTTGCAACCATATCCCCACGGCCTGTGGAGGAAGTAATTCCATTTGAATCATATATAAAAGGGATGTTAGAATGAACATACTGCTTATATCAGAATACATTCTCATGGGGGCTCTTGCAATATTTGCATTGGCCACAATAAGGATCACAACAAGAAAAAAAATAGCGATGGCACTGGTGGGTTTGTCAGGTTTAAGTATTTCAATAGCAGTCATGCTAATTTTAATCCAACACATCTATAATTTAGCCTTTTGTAGGGATATAGCAACTGCACTGGTATTCCTGGGACCTGTGGGTACCATAGCATTTGCAAGAGTTTTAAGAGGATGATCATGTGACAGACATAATAACTTTGATACAATCGGCAATACTCATCATTGCTGCTTTCCTGGTGCTTTTAGCAGCATATGGGATCTTAAAGTATAAGGATGATATTGAAAACATAATTTACGCGCGTATTCATATTTTAGGGGTTGCTGACACTGCTCTTATCCTTGCACTTTTAGCTATCAACGAACCACTCTTAGCAGTGGCTTACTTCATACTGGTACCATTCGCAGCCCACGCTGTTGCCAACGGTTACTTCTATGGGGAGGAAGAACAATGATAGAATATGTTTTTATGATTACAACAATTTTAGGAGCAATTATAACGTTATTACAACGAGATCTCCTAAAAGCAGCCATATTAACTGGAATTCCCGGGGCTTCTCTAGCTTTGCTTTACCAGTATCTTCAAGCTCCCGACGTAGCATTGACACAGGCCATAGTTGGATCAGCTATAGTGCCGGTATTTTTTGCTCTGGCAGTTTACAGAACGCGCAGGGTGGAGGAATAACATGATAATGGATACACAATTAGCATCACTTTTAACTGCTGGCGCCCTGATAGTTATAGGAATATTTGGTGCATTATTCCTGGATAATCTAATAAAAAAGGTTATATCCCTTGCATTCATTGGTGATGGTGCTAACCTGTTCCTAATTGCAATGGGTTACAAAGCAGGCGGAATTGTATACATATTTTTACCAGGCATGTCAATGTCAGAATTTTCTCAGAATGCTGCATATCCCCTCCCATTTGCACTGGTTTTGACCAGTATTGTTATAGGGGCCAGTACAATGGCAGTCATGCTTGGCTTAATTATAGTACTTAATAAAAGGTACGGATCCTTAAGTGCATCAAAGATTCTTGGAGATAATTGAAATGCTTTCAGAATTCTCATTAGATAGTATAAAAGTCAACACCCAACTGAAAATTCCAAGCCAGTTCGGTGTTTACAGGGTTAATCCTCGATTAGAGGAGGGTGTTAAATGAGTACAGAAAATCTTTTAATCCCGTTGATGATAATAATACCAATTACATGTGCTTTATTTTTAAACCTCCTCCACGAGAAGAGTAGAGTAGTTAAAATAATATCTGTAATTGTTGCTTTACTTCTTCCAACAATACCTCTGCTTGCAAGCTATGGAATACAGTACTTCGGTGGTTATGCACCCCTTGCACAGAATCCTACTAT is part of the Methanobacterium lacus genome and encodes:
- a CDS encoding DUF4040 domain-containing protein, with the translated sequence MIEYVFMITTILGAIITLLQRDLLKAAILTGIPGASLALLYQYLQAPDVALTQAIVGSAIVPVFFALAVYRTRRVEE
- a CDS encoding monovalent cation/H+ antiporter complex subunit F; the protein is MNILLISEYILMGALAIFALATIRITTRKKIAMALVGLSGLSISIAVMLILIQHIYNLAFCRDIATALVFLGPVGTIAFARVLRG
- a CDS encoding cation:proton antiporter (subunit G of antiporter complex involved in resistance to high concentrations of Na+, K+, Li+ and/or alkali), producing MTDIITLIQSAILIIAAFLVLLAAYGILKYKDDIENIIYARIHILGVADTALILALLAINEPLLAVAYFILVPFAAHAVANGYFYGEEEQ
- a CDS encoding monovalent cation/H+ antiporter subunit E yields the protein MFITRIYYGIAYFIVLLFEILKAEIDVIKRIINGDIEPVVVEIKTVLKRPVSQAILANSITLTPGTLSIDLDSENCILKVATISPRPVEEVIPFESYIKGMLE
- a CDS encoding cation:proton antiporter subunit C, which gives rise to MIMDTQLASLLTAGALIVIGIFGALFLDNLIKKVISLAFIGDGANLFLIAMGYKAGGIVYIFLPGMSMSEFSQNAAYPLPFALVLTSIVIGASTMAVMLGLIIVLNKRYGSLSASKILGDN